CTGATGAAGTGTATCTGCCGGTTATTGTATTGGGAGAATACCGTTATGGTTTGCGTGGCTCAAAACTGCGAAAACAATTCGAGCCACAATTGATGTCTTTTGCCAAAGCGTGTACTGTGCTCGCTATCTTGGAAACCACGACTCAATTTTATGCTACCATTCGTCATGGGCTAAGGAAGCAGGGAACACCAATTCCTGAAAATGATGTGTGGATCGCCGCCTTGGCCTTAGAGTACGGTCTTCCCGTATTGAGTAACGATCTCCATTTCGACAGTGTTCAACAAATCGACCGGATTGGTTGGTAAAGGGATAATCCGCGCATTTTGGTATAGATGCCCATTTAGGAATGTCGAACCAACCAAACGTTGCCGATGCAAATTCAATGATGGCATTGGAAGCTACCGCATAGGTAACCGCCACCCGCATGACTTTGCGCCGTTTCAGCTCGGCCCAGGGAATGTGCTGGTTCGGGGACCGCGGCGTATGGGAAAGTCTTCTCTGGTCGTCAACACATTCAGCAGGGGACGGTCCTAGTTGTTTTGTATTTTTGTGTTACCAATACTCTTTTTTATCTGCCTTAACAGGGTGTGGCCAAAGCGGATAAAGAATTTAGGGAATTTTTTCCCGGCAGGGTAGCTTGCTCTTAACTTTTTTGTTTCGATAAAGAGAGGATGCCTTTGGGGAGGTGGTTGGCTCGATTATATTTTCGTCTGACAAGAAACGGCTTGGTACGGCGGAAACAATCTGATTGGTAGCTGGAATGGATTATCGTACTAAAGCGGAATATTTCATTAAAGGAATCACTGGTGGCTTCGTTGAAGCTGAGGAAGTCATTGCCTGGTCTGACGAAGTGCTCGTGGAGGCTGAGAAGACCGAGGACTGGATGATAGAAATCTCGACCAGCGGCCCTGGCGATAGATTGTCGATCCTGAGCCACCT
The sequence above is a segment of the Verrucomicrobiota bacterium genome. Coding sequences within it:
- a CDS encoding type II toxin-antitoxin system VapC family toxin, translated to MIIDTNALSAFFDGEKALVSVLASTDEVYLPVIVLGEYRYGLRGSKLRKQFEPQLMSFAKACTVLAILETTTQFYATIRHGLRKQGTPIPENDVWIAALALEYGLPVLSNDLHFDSVQQIDRIGW